The region TTCTAgagttgaaatattcaaattgaatttaaatccaCGTTGAGTCGGATTTCTTACCGTTCCATTTATATCCTCACTATAACCATAGAATTCTATGATGTTATACTGTCTATTGTAATACCGGTCTCTTCCATCTCCGAAATCTAATTCGTTGTTGTTCCAGAGTATTTCGATTTTCGGTGGATCTAATTCAAACCACGCATTTGAGAGTATATTCACAGGTGGTTTCAAATTAGGtactgaatgaaaaatataacgTATCAATGATCTGACGGAACAGAGATGAAATTCGAAATGCAGTTCGTATGATATGACGCGCACCGATGTTGAAAATAGCAGTCGATGTCAGGTTTTCAAACTGCACCGAAAATGCACCGATTTGAAATAAGAATGGCGAAATACAGCGATAGTAAGTGTGAGTATATCTACGGCTACACGACGGGGAGATCTTGCTGGATCTATCAGGAGACGATAAAGAAATAGTCGGTATCTGACCAGTATAACAAAATCCTGATACATCAAATACATGTTTTCCAAGCATGCTTCCTCCTCGAGGATAGATTTCCAATTCAAAACCTTAATGATAAGAAACTATGATGCATGAACATTTATATTACGGTGTATATTGATATGAAAAGGCTTGGATacggtttttcattttttttccagtTCAACAACTTacctatatttgtatttttctcgTTTATACAACCTCCTCGAATTAAGCGTTCATGTGCAACTTCGTAATAATATTCTCCCTGTATCATAGAACCACTGAATCTAGCCAGATTAGTCACTAGATCCGTCTGGGAACCTGGTAGTGGATTCCAACCAACTCTATTACCACCATTAAAGCCAGCCTTCAAATACGGTAATTACAAAACATGTCCAATcattaaaatgaattaaaatgaatttcttgCAATCATTTTCCAAGATCGCATTATCAAAACTTACGTAGACATTAGAATTCCCCCAATTTAGCGAAAAATACTTCAGACCAATAAAATTTCTTCCGGACTTTCTGTCGTACACCATCATCAAACGGAAACTATTTTGCTAAAGtattaagaaaatatattcacagGTTTCATTTAGAGTAAGAGATAACGCTCTTCTATCATACCTGTTTACCGCTGTTTGGAGGTAACAAACCGCACCAAATAACTTCTATCATATAAAACTGAGTCCAATCCACGTGTAATAAATAGGTCCacatgaaattattgtgaATAGTCTTTGCCACAGCCTGAAATGTTTCCACGAATTAGTAATTTGAACAATtctcaaataaatcataatcatcatttcaTACTTCAGTTCCTTCATAACGAGTTTTCCAGTGTATTTTACTATTTTCTCTGATTGGTGCTGTCTGAATATGATACGCAGCAATCACTGGTAGATCAATCTGTTTGTTAAACGGATAATCGAGTTCATCAGTAGAATATTCAGTTTTATTGTTACAAAAGATTACGTGTCCATTTTTACTTATCTGAAACAACACAAACATGCTTTTAAATGACATCATATTTATGTAAAATTGACGTGACTTTAAGTTCACATATATCCACCGGTTCTTCTTAACGACTTACGtataaaaatgtataaaacttTCCCAAGTATGAAACAGAGTGTtggaaatgaagaaattccccGGTTGAATTCACTGGAAATGAATTCCATCCTATTTTATCATTAGGCTCTGGACAATAATCTGAAATATTGGATATATTGGAATACGGACTGAACTGTGAGTAATTATGTTCCCTTCCTAATTCAAGGAAGTTGAAAGCAAAATGGTATTTCTTGGGAATAAGCTCGCGCAAATGtgatgaaaaatggcaagCCGTGACCAGAACACGTGAAGATCGGACGTAAAAGAGCTCACGGCCCTACTCCGTCAGTTGAcgcaatatttatttttaacaaaCTGGAGACAGCTATTATGAGCTGATGTCGTCGCTCTAATTAATCATATATTGACGGAACGTTCGTTCGGTAAATGGTAAAACCTGTTGTTATTACAAAGAGCAGCTGCGAGCTTTTTCCCCCAGAAATAAACAGCTGGTGTCTCTTACCTCCGTAATGTAGCTTTtgaatatacgtatatatctGCTTTTAACATATTCAGACGACTTAAAGATGTTAAAGATATTCGCAGAACTAACATGAATTTACTTCCAAAATACTTTGGTTAATGATATTTATAGATCTGtagtaaattttcttttttcattgtcacaatttcaagcaaaattttaaaaagaatgtCGCCGTACTATTTTGAAACAATCTACGACGCATACAGTTtgtaatgtttatatataattttgtTGTAAAATTCATATAACATCAGCCATTGTTCACGAAGGGCCGGTGTCTGAGATCAATAATTTGACCGTTCGAATTTGAAAAAGCCCATTACTCTTACCTGCCAGTGAAGCATGCACAGATCTTATCAACCCTGCTAcccaaaacaagaaaattacacCACGATAACAGATATTTCCTCGGAAAAACTTGCAATACGATTCCATGATTCCTATAATCCCTTCTTATAATCCATCACAATTTTAAGTTTATAATTCGATCTTTTTCAATATCGACCGCATATATTCACATTTTCCTAATAACACGAATTCATGACCTGTAGCCAGAAAAAGAAGCGCAATCACTCAGACGCCTTCCCTATGCATCCAACTGTCGTTTTATTGCGttagtttttcagtttttcgtCGATAACAGGTAACATCCGTTACACCGATCGTATGAAAGCCGCATATAGCGACCACACGTAAATTGTATTtgcaaaattaatttttctatattCAGCAAATTCTATTGAATATTCGTATCATATTGTTTACAGGTTTTATCGATGATTGAATGAGCTGTATTTGATATACGTAAAATCAATCCAGCCATCAGTTATAGCAGTATTACCTGAATCATTCACTCCAACAATCAATTCACCaacttttgataaaaacaCCAGAACACGCATCAATTATGTCTGTTCCCTGACGTGAGCCGTGTGATGATTCGGTCGCCAAAAACTACATCAATCAACATGAAGCCTGGCCAATGTTAAACTCTTTAAAATTTAAGATCAACTCATCAGGAATATTCGCGTACGggattcatttttaatttgactgaAACAGGGGGCCAACCTAAGAAGAATTTAATACTCAGAAATAACCTCTTGATGTCGCTGCGGtgtaaataaatgaacatATCCAATACAGGTATATACATAGTAGTAATCGTTTCAATACATTTCAGCCGAATaacttttagtaaaaaaattagcaaaactACTTGTTTCGAACTACGCTACCCCCACGCTTTAACGAGCCTGCTTATCTGTATCTAACACATTGGAGAACTGCCTCGTCTTTCATTCGTTCTTTTAATGGTTTTCAAGTCGAATATTCTCCAGTTGAATAAAGATTAGAATACCACAATCGGAAGCCCGAAAAATTGTCCTCTATCCATTGAATAAATGCAATTCAGGAAATAAAGATAAACGATGTCATTCTTGAAATATAGACTTGGTCagtatcattttattgatTGGAAAACAacaaatcaattaataaaatagaaatacaaagataaatacataataaatatataatcttATAGGCGATTAAAAATGTAATAGGGCATTGATATAACCGGAGTAACACTCGAGATTttagaatatcaaaattagATAGAAAAACGGATTACTTTTCAAAATAGAcagatttaaatattttaaaagatTGTCACATTATGCATAGTTTATTAATGTTCTTTAAGAGTTAATTTTTGTGAAACGAGATATTCTTGTCCAGCTGCTAGAGCTATAGGTTGATTAACTCGTCCTGCTTCTACGCATAGCATTATACGATATTCATCATCACCGAAATCAGACATCTGTTTCGCTTTCTCATTCCACGGGTTCCACAacactgaaaaatataaaataggaTCGCTTTATTGACATATACCGAGACCTACTGCTACAAACATACGTGAAACAAAAATACGAACCAGTATCGGGAAGGTTTGACTTCGATAGGTTGACTATTGTCTGTTTACCATTTTCAGCATATCTAATTTCATGTTCTCCTCGACTGTCTATATAAATCCTGAATAAGATAAATGATCACCGACATCAAACATGAATATCATTCAAGCATTCGCGTCTGTTATctctaaatataaattgacATCAAAAGTAATACTTTTAAATTCGTaaatgaattggaaatatttttgatttgatatttttgggaaTAATTGAGCTGTTTTTAGAGACGGGGAGTAGAAACGAATCTGAAATAATGGTCATAGTCAGGTCTGGTGAAGACATTTAAAAATCGAAactgattcaatattttgaagtCGAATGAAAGATGAGCAATAATTTACCTATCTGTGTGTTCATTCACTACAACCTCAGTTCTATCTTCTTCACATTCTTCGCTGTATTTCACCTGAAACATATTCACCCTTATTATGAACGATCCTTCAAATAAGATAATCTTAATTGAAATTTGCGAAACTCCTCTCTTactttatcgatgtattttaaGCCTTTAAGTCCGGAGACAACGGTATCTGTCACTTCCGGTACTAACAGATATGTGTGCaataaacatgtaaaatcaaagAATGATGCAcctacaaataaattataacaaTTAGTAAGGACCTGTTAAACTAGTTTTTGAAGTAACAGAAATGATGAGGTAACATGAACAATAATCAGGGGGAAAAATTACTGACTTCTGTTGATGATTTTCAAACTTGTGAGAAgggatttctcttgtaaaACAACAGTATATTCTAACTTAAATCTGTAATAGATTAAGAATTATATCAATGAATAATtagtttatcaaatgaatttgaactgcaaaataatCCACAAACCTGTAGTTCCACATTTTCCTTGTTTCTTCGTCATCTTCTAAACTAAAAACTGCTTTCAAATCACCATTGCTTTCCTGCAATTCGATAAATCATATCAAGAAAAATCCATGCATTCTCACTTGAATAAAACGTCAGTGAGCGCTTACTTTGACAGGATCTGTTTCTAAATTCCACATCTTAATCCTAGCAAAACCATGCTGAGGACCGAGTTTCCATGGGCCAAAATtagctgaaatatcaaaggcaatttttgtaatttttttttcttcaacttATTTCGTTAAACGACTTTTTCAGAAATCTGAAACTCACGAAATACTAATGGAATTCCTCCCCTTATTGCTTTATTGTTTTTCAAATGAGCCTCTTCActagaattgaaaaatatttctatgaacagaCAAAAACAGATAAACGTCAAAAAGTGTATTTAAGTCCTATCACCCAAGACGAAGAGAAAGTTAAGCTGCATCAGACATAAGGTTTCATCATCTTACCTAAGAAATAGCCTCTGCTTACCAGCAGACACCCATGATATTACTGTGGCACCTATAAATAGCCATGAAACGTATTTGTAGCccaataaattatatttgttttGAATTGGATATTTtccaacccggaagtaaatcATTGTAAACATCTAATTTACGGCAAATTTTGGACAGAATCATAGGACAAAACCAATCAAAAACACAGAATCATGCAACAGTTTAAGGATATCGTTCATATTCGACCTCATACCATAGCGTCGAATTGTTGCGTTACAGTTTTTATTTCGATGAAGAACgatttcgtcgtcgtcgacacTTATGGGCGCAGCCATGTTGGAATTGACTAGTTGCCGTATTCTACACCTACATGAAGCTATCACTTTATTCGGATCTACCAGATTCAGGTTCCGGTTCTCCCGTACGTGTCTCACTGCCGGCAATACTTAAAATGCAAACTCGTGTCATTACCCTGCTGAAATGGCGAATACTATGATTGTTTCCTGTTGTTGATCTTGATTATCGATCGCTATCAGTATCAACCCGATTGACTGCGTAAAAcgacattttatcaaaatagcTTAACACAAAAAGAACttatgaattatgaatgatCCGGAGGGCCGTTTTTTATCATTAACTTGACTACGGATCTAGGTAAAACcaaagaattttatttttatctgttCCCCATCGCTCCTTTTTTATTCAGCATATATATGGAAATAAGaacaaatatttgtaatttttttactttGAACATCTTAATTGCGGTCGCGTGTCTCTGACCCATCTTTGATAATAGATTTAGCAAAATCGAATCTGGAAGATGGGCTTTTTTAACATGTTTCTAGTTTTTGGCGGCATTTGAAGGTTCAtgaagatatcaaaaaatataaaaaattcagaaaactcTCAGTTCCCGTTTTTTTATACATAGACTTTGAACACTTTAATTGCGGTCGCGTGTCTCTGATCCGTCCTTGATAATAGATTCAGCAAAGTAGAATCTGGAATATGGGCTTTTTTTAACATGTTTCTAGTTTTTGGCGGTATTAGCGAATTagatcatttgaaagatcatACAGATTTCTCTAACATAtcaaaaatgcagaaaactcTCAGTTCCCGTTTTTTAATTAATCGAACATCTTTGAATATCTTAATTGACAACAGGCGCGCGCctattcaatttcattatatGGATATGTTACTGACTAATGCTATTTGGCCTATAATCAAACCGACATAGAAACTACATTAATTAACGCGTATTGTGTTACGCCTTTTGATCGAGATAATGAGACAAATTTCGATTGAATTTCAAAGGACACTTTTGCCTTTTGTGCCATTTTGAATAGGTTACATATCATTGGTAATTTGCTTTAATCTTACATCGCGTATCTCTAGGTGGTCAGTTTCCGAAATGCAATCGATTTATCAATActttgaatattattattgtcCCTACATTTTTAATAATCATATATCATCCTTATCCACTGATGATTCGGCGTTCCCCAGGATATAAACTCTAATGGCTATGTTCTCTATTTTTTCAGACACAGCACACAAGAGCTACCCCAGTTACACATACAAACGATTCACTTACGAAAATGTTTCATTATAATtaaatttgttcagtaaatttttcagtaaaaatcccccatcTCTTGACTTAGGGTGCAAGTAGATCTATGAAAGTGATGTATGCATATAAAGGTATccaatttatatatattcaacTCTATTGTATAGTAAAAGAATATCATAAGCACTAATTATTGTACAATTGAAAAATACTAcaaataaacagttcattatcaaaatttatcgCACAGCTCAAACCTATCGCAAGTTAAAAAGAGTTATCATACAGTTAAAATTTACACCAGCATGAATtca is a window of Tubulanus polymorphus chromosome 2, tnTubPoly1.2, whole genome shotgun sequence DNA encoding:
- the LOC141899867 gene encoding uncharacterized protein LOC141899867, yielding MAAPISVDDDEIVLHRNKNCNATIRRYGATVISWVSAGKQRLFLSEEAHLKNNKAIRGGIPLVFPNFGPWKLGPQHGFARIKMWNLETDPVKESNGDLKAVFSLEDDEETRKMWNYRFKLEYTVVLQEKSLLTSLKIINRSASFFDFTCLLHTYLLVPEVTDTVVSGLKGLKYIDKVKYSEECEEDRTEVVVNEHTDRIYIDSRGEHEIRYAENGKQTIVNLSKSNLPDTVLWNPWNEKAKQMSDFGDDEYRIMLCVEAGRVNQPIALAAGQEYLVSQKLTLKEH